A portion of the Lolium rigidum isolate FL_2022 chromosome 1, APGP_CSIRO_Lrig_0.1, whole genome shotgun sequence genome contains these proteins:
- the LOC124683972 gene encoding peroxiredoxin-2E-1, chloroplastic-like, with the protein MATSALATLSATAAAAAGIKRALLTRPSSTLSFASRRLSSASPLRAAPLRNAPTRAASATAAPPAAPIAVGDRLPDATLSYFDAPDGELQTVTVRELTAGKKVVLFAVPGAFTPTCTQKHLPGFVARAGELRARGVDAVACVSVNDAFVMRAWKDSLGVGDEVLLLSDGNGELTRAMGVELDLSDKPVGLGVRSRRYALLADDGVVKVLNLEEGGSFTNSSAEDMLKAL; encoded by the coding sequence ATGGCCACCTCCGCCCTCGCCACCCtctcggccaccgccgccgccgccgccgggatcaAGCGCGCCCTCCTCACGCGCCCCTCCTCCACCCTCTCCTTCGCctcccgccgcctctcctccgcttCCCCCCTCCGCGCGGCCCCGCTCCGCAACGCGCCGACGCGGGCCGCGTCTGCGACCGCGGCCCCGCCCGCGGCGCCCATCGCGGTGGGCGACCGGCTCCCGGACGCGACGCTCTCCTACTTCGACGCCCCCGACGGCGAGCTGCAGACGGTGACGGTCCGCGAGCTCACGGCGGGCAAGAAAGTGGTCCTCTTCGCGGTCCCGGGCGCCTTCACGCCCACCTGCACCCAGAAGCACCTCCCGGGGTTCGTGGCCAGGGCCGGGGAGCTCCGCGCCCGGGGCGTTGACGCCGTCGCCTGCGTCTCCGTCAACGACGCCTTCGTCATGCGCGCCTGGAAGGACAGCCTCGGCGTCGGCGACGAGGTGCTGCTGCTCTCGGACGGCAACGGGGAGCTCACCCGCGCCATGGGCGTCGAGCTCGACCTCTCGGACAAGCCGGTGGGCCTCGGCGTGCGCTCCAGGCGCTACGCGCTGCTGGCCGACGACGGCGTCGTCAAGGTGCTCAACCTCGAGGAAGGCGGCTCCTTCACCAACAGCAGCGCCGAGGACATGCTCAAGGCGCTCTGA